A genomic region of Gymnogyps californianus isolate 813 chromosome 12, ASM1813914v2, whole genome shotgun sequence contains the following coding sequences:
- the LCAT gene encoding phosphatidylcholine-sterol acyltransferase, with protein MGSSGAGVALLTLSLLLQPTSQFWLFNVLFPPTTTPEAPPTNSTPPVVLVPGCLGNQLEAKLDKPDVVNWMCYRKTEDYFTIWLNLNTFLPVGVDCWIDNTRVVYNRTSRKMSNAPGVHIRVPGFGKTYSVEYLDQSKLAGYLHTLVQNLVNNGYVRDQTVRAAPYDWRVGPQEQPEYFQNLKALIEEMHDEYQRRVFLIAHSMGNLNILYFLLQQTQAWKDQYIGGFISLGAPWGGAVKPLRVLASGDNQGIPLMSNIKLREEQRMTTTSPWMFPTSLAWPETHIFISTPSYNYTYRDYQRFFTDVNLEDGWYMWEDMKDLLKGLPPPGVDTYCLYGTGYPTVETYIYDERFPYEDPVDMIYGDGDDTINTRSLELCKRWRDQQKQKVYVQELRGVDHLNMVFSNLTLSSINEILLGSPQEQGEPGQVRSSPDAGKGSKILPGRKVLKKPKKN; from the exons ATGGGGAGCAGCGGCGCCGGGGTTGCGTTGCTGACGCTGTCACTGCTCCTGCAGCCCACGTCCCAGTTCTGGCTCTTCAATGTCCTCTTTccacccaccaccaccccagaAGCTCCCCCGACCAACAGCACGCCGCCCGTGGTACTCG TGCCCGGGTGTCTCGGGAACCAGCTGGAAGCGAAGCTAGACAAGCCGGACGTGGTGAACTGGATGTGCTACCGCAAAACAGAGGACTATTTCACCATCTGGCTCAACCTCAACACCTTCCTGCCAGTGGGAGTTGACTGCTGGATCGATAACACCAG GGTGGTGTACAACCGAACCTCTCGGAAAATGTCCAATGCCCCCGGGGTGCACATCCGCGTGCCTGGCTTCGGCAAGACCTATTCCGTGGAATACCTGGATCAGAGCAAGCTGGCAg GTTACCTGCACACCCTGGTGCAGAACCTGGTGAACAACGGCTACGTGAGGGACCAGACGGTTCGGGCAGCCCCCTACGACTGGAGGGTCGGGCCCC AGGAGCAGCCCGAATACTTCCAGAACCTGAAGGCACTGATCGAGGAGATGCACGATGAGTACCAGCGACGCGTCTTCCTCATCGCGCACAGCATGGGCAACCTCAACATCCTCTACTTCCTGCTACAGCAGACGCAAGCCTGGAAAGATCAGTACATTGGGGGTTTCATCTCCCTGGGTGCCCCCTGGGGAGGGGCCGTCAAGCCCCTGCGTGTCCTGGCGTCCG GTGACAATCAGGGCATCCCACTCATGTCCAACATCAAGCTGCGTGAAGAACAGCGCATGACCACCACCAGCCCCTGGATGTTCCCAACGAGCCTGGCCTGGCCCGAGACCCACATTTTCATCTCTACGCCCTCCTACAATTACACCTACCGGGACTACCAACGCTTCTTCACCGACGTCAACTTGGAGGATGGCTGGTACATGTGGGAGGACATGAAGGACTTGCTGAAGGGCTTACCCCCTCCTGGGGTGGACACGTATTGCCTCTACGGCACAGGCTACCCCACCGTGGAGACTTACATATACGACGAGCGTTTCCCTTACGAGGACCCTGTGGACATGATTTACGGCGACGGGGACGACACCATCAACACACGCAGCTTGGAGCTGTGCAAGCGATGGCGCGACcagcaaaagcagaaggtgTACGTCCAGGAGCTGCGAGGCGTCGACCACCTTAACATGGTCTTCAGCAACCTGACGCTCAGTTCCATCAATGAAATCCTGCTGGGGAGCCCACAGGAGCAGGGGGAACCGGGGCAGGTGAGATCCAGCCCAGACGCAGGGAAGGGGTCGAAGATCCTACCTGGGCGCAAGGTCCTTAAGAAGCCcaaaaagaactga
- the MATCAP1 gene encoding microtubule-associated tyrosine carboxypeptidase 1 gives MVLDPGAAAAAGGLGANAAPRLPDRHGPPLCSCPSPPPPAPGPASRCPRGTRRLSETGAGMRRSESAGGVGGRGGMRAAASLPHIARGRGEEGGGRRSPCLLVALRPRNVEAERERFFRASFAYDPQFEYAEPVPAAVLDKYGAASDRFVAQAIRIIRAVLEKYGTYESFEVATGGRLLSKCQIWSVIRKYMQKEGCVGEVVVQLTDDLLSQAVMMVEDSRPTLAINLAGARQHWLEGMLRHEIGTHYIRGVNNTRQPWHSSEGRKQYSLKPANPTEEGLASLHSVLFRKQPFLWRAALLYYTIERASRLSFSALFQDLEQYVQDASVRWEYCVRAKRGQTDTSQPGCFSKDQVYLDGILRILRHRQTIDFPLLAALGKVSYEDVNRLKKFGVLEKARIPHFMQDLERYMKQLDHIVTTNGLNEEELEQLLPD, from the exons ATGGTGCTGGacccgggggcggcggcggcggccggaggGCTGGGCGCCAACGCCGCTCCGCGCCTGCCCGACCGCCATGGCCCGCCGCTCTGCTCCTGcccgtcccccccgcccccggcacCGGGACCCGCGTCCCGTTGCCCGCGGGGAACCCGGCGTCTGTCGGAAACCGGCGCCGGGATGCGGCGGAGCGAAAGCgcgggaggggtgggggggcgcggggggatgcgcgccgccgcctccctgccccacatcgcgcgggggcggggggaggagggcggcgggcggcggagccCCTGCCTGCTCGTGGCGCTGCGGCCCCGCAACGTGGAGGCGGAACGGGAGCGGTTCTTCCGCGCCAGCTTCGCCTACGACCCGCAGTTCGAGTACGCCGAGCCGGTGCCCGCCGCCGTGCTGGATAAGTACGGAGCCGCCTCCGATCGCTTCGTCGCTCAG GCGATCCGGATCATTCGTGCCGTCCTGGAGAAGTACGGGACCTACGAGAGCTTCGAAGTCGCCACGGGCGGGAGGCTGCTGAGCAAGTGCCAGATCTGGTCCGTGATCCGAAAGTATATGCAGAAGGAAGGCTGCGTGGGAGAG gtggTGGTGCAGCTCACTGATGACCTCCTGTCCCAGGCGGTGATGATGGTGGAGGACAGCCGACCGACGCTGGCCATCAACCTGGCCGGAGCCCGGCAGCACTGGCTGGAGGGGATGCTGCGGCACGAGATAG gcacccACTACATCCGGGGGGTGAACAACACCCgccagccctggcacagctccGAGGGCCGCAAGCAGTACAGCCTGAAGCCCGCCAACCCCACGGAGGAAGGCTTGGCCAGCCTGCACAGCGTCCTCTTCCGCAAGCAGCCCTTCCTGTGGCGGGCAGCCCTGCTCTACTACACCATCGAGCGGGCCAGCCGCCTCTCCTTCTCCGCCCTCTTCCAGGACCTGGAGCAGTACGTCCAGGACGCCAGCGTCCGGTGGGAATACTGCGTGCGGGCGAAGCGGGGCCAGACCGACACCTCGCAGCCAG gcTGTTTCAGTAAGGACCAGGTCTACCTGGACGGGATTCTCCGCATCCTGCGCCATCGGCAGACCATCGACTTCCCGCTGCTGGCTGCGCTTGGAAAG GTCTCCTATGAAGACGTGAATCGACTGAAGAAATTTGGAGTCCTGGAGAAAGCCCGCATCCCCCATTTCATGCAGGACCTGGAAAGGTACATGAAGCAGCTGGACCACATCGTCACCACCAACGGCCTGAACGAGGaagagctggagcagctgctcccCGACTGA
- the TMEM208 gene encoding LOW QUALITY PROTEIN: transmembrane protein 208 (The sequence of the model RefSeq protein was modified relative to this genomic sequence to represent the inferred CDS: deleted 1 base in 1 codon) yields MAPKGKAGTKGKKQIFEENRETLRFYLRIILGASAVYAVVNLVIFYPAASAWTWLAFVFSSVVYGTSYRSMNSMAKPSFTDDGSLADGGIDLNMEQGWQSECPHPHESRHLKDVILLTAIVQVLSCFSLYVWYFWLLAPGRALYLLWVNILGPWFTADSSPAGQEPNEKKQRRQERRQMKRF; encoded by the exons ATGGCG CCCAAGGGGAAGGCGGGCACCAAGGGCAAGAAGCAGATCTTCGAGGAGAACCGGGAGACGCTGCGCTTCTACCTCCGCATCATCCTGGGGGCCTCC GCCGTCTACGCCGTGGTGAACCTGGTGATCTTCTaccccgccgcctccgcctGGACGTGG CTAGCATTCGTCTTCAGCTCTGTGGTCTATGGCACCAGCTACCGGTCCATGAACTCCATGGCAAAGCCGTCTTTCACAGACGATGGCAGCCTTGCCGACGGGGGAATTGACCTGAATATGGAGCAG GGATGGCAGAGTGAGTGTCCACACCCGCACGAGTCCAG gcACCTCAAGGATGTGATCCTGCTGACGGCTATAGTCCAAGTGCTGAGCTGCTTCTCGCTCTACGTCTGGTACTTCTGGCTCTTG GCTCCGGGCCGCGCGCTCTACCTCTTGTGGGTGAACATCCTGGGGCCCTGGTTTACAGCTGACTCTTCGCCTGCCGGTCAGGAACCAAATGAGAAGAAGCAACGCCGACAAGAACGCCGCCAGATGAAGCGCTTCTAG